A stretch of the Mycobacteroides immunogenum genome encodes the following:
- a CDS encoding class I SAM-dependent methyltransferase, with product MMFVTSECRLCGSSGPHRKLEIREMMFGTREVFDYFSCASCDTLQIVNALEGDDLMRHYPETYYSHNGSGQPRALQWLVTQRDRFKLRSGGRVFGPIMTAPVPEGVFRVLLGGDVISMLAQLGTERGARILDVGCGSGALLDRLARVGFSSLIGADPFITADGESQEGVPLQKRYLGDVTGEFDLIMFNHSLEHMPDPVATLRLAAQKLAVGGLCLARVPTTSSEAWSIYGANWVQADAPRHMVVPSREGMALAAEQAGLRISRTFDDSTFGQFTGSEAYRVDVPVTDPKILTMFRPKQIWEWEKRAKRLNQQNRGDQTGFVLRRA from the coding sequence ATGATGTTCGTTACCAGTGAGTGCCGGCTGTGTGGTTCATCCGGTCCCCATCGGAAGCTTGAAATCCGCGAGATGATGTTCGGGACCCGGGAGGTGTTCGACTATTTCAGTTGTGCCTCGTGTGACACCTTGCAGATCGTAAACGCACTGGAGGGCGACGACCTCATGCGTCACTATCCAGAGACTTATTACTCACACAATGGGTCAGGGCAGCCGAGAGCTCTTCAATGGTTGGTTACCCAGCGTGATCGATTCAAATTGCGAAGCGGTGGAAGAGTATTCGGTCCGATTATGACGGCGCCAGTGCCGGAGGGTGTCTTTCGTGTGTTGTTGGGAGGAGACGTCATCAGCATGCTCGCCCAGCTTGGCACCGAACGTGGCGCCCGGATCCTGGATGTTGGCTGTGGCAGCGGCGCCTTGTTGGACAGACTTGCCAGAGTTGGATTCAGCAGCCTGATCGGCGCCGACCCATTCATCACGGCAGACGGCGAATCGCAGGAAGGTGTACCGCTGCAGAAGCGGTATCTGGGCGATGTGACAGGCGAATTCGACCTGATCATGTTCAACCACTCGCTCGAACACATGCCCGATCCGGTGGCCACACTCCGGCTTGCGGCACAGAAACTCGCCGTCGGTGGTTTGTGCCTGGCGCGGGTGCCCACGACGTCATCGGAAGCATGGTCCATCTACGGGGCCAACTGGGTACAGGCCGATGCCCCTCGGCATATGGTCGTACCCTCGCGAGAAGGCATGGCGCTGGCCGCCGAACAAGCCGGATTGCGTATTTCCCGGACATTCGACGACTCAACGTTCGGTCAGTTCACGGGGAGCGAGGCCTACCGAGTTGACGTTCCGGTGACCGACCCCAAGATCCTTACGATGTTCCGCCCCAAGCAGATCTGGGAATGGGAGAAGCGCGCCAAGCGTCTCAATCAGCAGAACCGCGGTGACCAGACTGGATTCGTCCTTCGGCGCGCATGA
- a CDS encoding GAP family protein, with product MWGSVLALVVLVALNPIRLGITLLVISRSRPVQNLLVYWAGCLIGCIPAMVLPLTLLHVTPMFRSFAENAAASPTIRHIQLGMGLVALSVAALIAVRPMLRKRDLQMASSGNAPAPEVNPPTTNPLSRLLGRDDDAVTAAGRSPGRRLLARATDAWENGALWVSFAIGLLLGGIEPDAGLFLIAILVTSGAGTATQVIVAIVFAVGVLGIVELTLVSYAVAPAKTQAVVQLLHDWALTHRRKILIAMCIVAGVSLLLHGSGAI from the coding sequence GTGTGGGGATCGGTACTGGCGCTCGTGGTACTGGTGGCCCTCAACCCGATACGCCTCGGCATCACGCTCCTGGTGATCTCCCGGTCACGACCCGTACAGAACCTGCTCGTCTACTGGGCAGGTTGTCTTATCGGCTGCATCCCAGCCATGGTGCTTCCGCTCACCCTGCTGCATGTCACGCCGATGTTCAGATCTTTCGCCGAGAATGCCGCGGCCAGTCCCACCATTCGTCATATTCAGCTCGGCATGGGTTTAGTGGCGCTGTCCGTCGCCGCACTGATAGCGGTCCGACCGATGTTGCGGAAGCGCGACCTTCAGATGGCGTCCAGCGGTAATGCGCCTGCACCAGAAGTGAATCCACCAACCACAAATCCCCTCTCGCGGCTATTGGGACGCGACGATGATGCCGTGACGGCAGCGGGTCGCTCTCCAGGCAGACGGCTACTGGCCCGCGCCACCGATGCCTGGGAGAACGGAGCCCTGTGGGTCTCATTCGCAATCGGCCTGTTGCTCGGTGGTATCGAGCCGGACGCGGGTTTGTTCCTCATCGCCATCCTAGTGACGTCAGGGGCCGGCACGGCGACACAAGTCATCGTCGCCATCGTATTCGCCGTCGGGGTATTGGGCATCGTCGAACTCACCCTGGTCAGCTACGCGGTTGCACCGGCGAAAACTCAAGCGGTTGTGCAGCTCTTACACGATTGGGCATTGACTCACCGCCGAAAAATTCTGATCGCCATGTGCATAGTGGCTGGAGTTTCCCTTCTCCTCCACGGGAGCGGCGCCATTTGA
- a CDS encoding GAP family protein: protein MWGLLLAMAIMFAVNPVLLAIIVLMISRPRPLQNLAAYWLGTLIVSLAGLLIPLMVLHIAPSFRSFVEDMATPGSSITTRVVNLGMGLLMLSIVTLLAVRSVRERSHQPVPACSVPAGTAISERPNPITSPFGTHSDTETAGGSVFRRTLRRLQSAWEEGALWVALVFGLCGVPPPMLVIFVLTPVVASGAPIVTQVIAVIAFVFGMFAVVELTLVCYLIAPTRTLVVLQPLHDWALAHRRQVLITIFSIAGTIQIINGIA from the coding sequence GTGTGGGGTCTACTGCTCGCGATGGCAATCATGTTCGCCGTCAATCCGGTCTTGCTCGCCATCATTGTCTTGATGATCTCGCGGCCTCGGCCTCTGCAGAATCTGGCGGCCTACTGGCTCGGCACCCTGATCGTAAGTCTCGCCGGCCTATTGATACCGCTGATGGTGTTGCACATAGCGCCATCCTTTCGTTCGTTTGTCGAAGATATGGCCACCCCAGGCAGCAGCATCACCACCCGCGTCGTGAACCTCGGCATGGGTCTTCTCATGCTCTCGATCGTGACACTGCTGGCCGTGCGCTCGGTCCGCGAACGTTCACACCAACCGGTCCCTGCCTGCAGCGTGCCCGCAGGCACGGCCATCTCTGAAAGGCCAAACCCGATCACGTCGCCGTTCGGCACTCACAGCGATACCGAGACAGCGGGCGGCTCAGTGTTCAGGCGGACACTGCGCCGCCTCCAAAGCGCCTGGGAAGAGGGAGCTTTATGGGTCGCATTGGTGTTCGGCCTCTGCGGTGTGCCACCACCCATGCTGGTTATCTTTGTGCTCACGCCCGTGGTGGCCTCCGGCGCCCCGATCGTCACTCAAGTCATCGCTGTCATCGCATTTGTCTTCGGGATGTTCGCGGTGGTCGAACTCACCCTGGTCTGCTACCTGATCGCGCCTACGCGAACCCTCGTCGTACTGCAGCCCCTACACGACTGGGCTCTCGCTCACCGACGGCAGGTGCTGATCACCATCTTCTCGATCGCCGGGACCATCCAGATCATCAACGGCATCGCCTGA